From one Balaenoptera acutorostrata chromosome 6, mBalAcu1.1, whole genome shotgun sequence genomic stretch:
- the LOC130708490 gene encoding NUT family member 2G-like — protein sequence MNPGASLSTFTAVPFPPPIPGAQHRPPWQQHLPRPITPAFPPGSSLLLPAFPRTPMVANGGLGPSAPGACNLTVQVRSQGRTVEAPQTQTSVVTQAPLNWSAPGALSRSAACPAPEFIATPVMGTVVTASAVGVRQAGKGGWTPGFPPQAPPPAAQLAPIIRPVNSGPWPHDTSREGRLATNQSNASQDGSSNPQREYSNFRRWQHIKPLARRHFHLSPDAEAFSCFLIPVLRSVARLNPNMPLEEGLWRAVQEWRCRSNPDRVIYYERAEKFMEFAAEEEMHIQNLQCMQCAEDLPPPAPPKLDPRGPPAPYVDRMEALVGPVHSASGKSHAECGKDGNELKQEEDDTYLDPCLLSYTDELRSREDSVTKPSPSFPSSCSASACAPRMSGPRAQPSHPKPHRSQGNPEPKTPKEIPPEAVREDVERMEALVGSVHSASGKSHAECGKDGNELKQEEDDTYLDPCLLSYTDELRSREDSVTKVEAVIHPRFPAELFSPDPQLDVLALAEELKQEEGLTPEELVQKQLLDLKEEEGGPAAPSHSARGMGSSPSESHAGQGAQRHDQDRHRGVSDEACPPEIDFEALHRPIRAETGPFGPKVFVPSRGRQEVSPFRAGRPSPPQGQRRTGPLLGPRDASLLREASPVPEARGPRDASSEHEEALHSLASLLASPQSLPPCRLSQSPAPASGLASPGGWGARSAPQAPSPQRRGPSPAPPAAPKSRKRALCGRPAAAEKLPIPGAGHGVSARPAFALGLVRPSQPRKRKRDPFVTGKRRKKQRKHCSQ from the exons ATGAACCCTGGTGCCTCCTTGTCTACTTTCACGGCagtgcccttccctccacccattcCTGGCGCCCAGCACCGGCCACCCTGGCAGCAGCACCTGCCACGTCCCATCACCCCAGCATTCCCTCCTGGCAGCAGCCTGCTGCTGCCAGCTTTCCCCAGGACGCCTATGGTGGCTAATGGTGGCCTTGGCCCCAGTGCCCCTGGGGCTTGCAACCTCACTGTCCAAGTCAGGTCACAAGGGAGGACAGTGGAGGCCCCCCAGACTCAGACCTCTGTCGTTACTCAGGCCCCCCTCAACTGGAGCGCTCCAGGGGCCCTCAGCAGGAGTGCTGCATGTCCTGCACCCGAATTCATAGCAACCCCTGTGATGGGGACCGTTGTGACTGCTTCAGCTGTTGGAGTTAGAcaggctggcaagggaggctggaccccaggctttcctcctcaagctccaccaccagctgcccagctggcccctatcattcgcccagtgaactctgggccatggccacatgacacttccagggagggccgcctggccaccaaccagtccaacgcctcgcaggatggctcctctaacccccagagagagtacagtaacttccgacgttggcagcacatcaagcccctggcccggagacactttcacctgagtcctgatgcagaagctttttcctgctttctcat cccagtgcttcgatccgtggcccgcctgaatcccaacatgccgctggaggagggactgtggagggccgtgcaggaatggcggTGCAGGAGCAACCCTGACCGGGTGATCTACTACGAGAGGGcggaaaa gttcatggaatttgcagccgaggaggagatgcacattcagaatttgcagtgcatgcagtgcgcggaggacctgcctcctccagccccaccgaagctggatcctcgggggcccccagccccg tatgtggacaggatggaggcACTGGTGGGACCCGTCCACTCAGCCAGCGGCAAGTCACatgcagaatgtggaaaggacggaaatgagcTGAAGCAGGAAGAGGACGACACCTACTTGGACCCGTGTCTCTTGAGCTACACTGACGAGCTGCGTTCCCGGGAAgactctgtcaccaag ccctcaccttccttcccttcctcctgctctgcctcagcctgtgctcccaggatgtccggccccagggcccagccctcgcacccgaagccacacagatcccaggGGAACCCGGAGCCCAAGACGCCCAAGGAGATTCCccctgaggctgtgagggaggatgtggagaggaTGGAGGCGCTGGTGGGGTCCGTCCACTCAGCCAGCGGCAAGTCACatgcagaatgtggaaaggacggaaatgagcTGAAGCAGGAAGAGGACGACACCTACTTGGACCCGTGTCTCTTGAGCTACACTGACGAGCTGCGTTCCCGGGAAgactctgtcaccaag gtggaggcagtcattcaTCCTCGATTCCCGGCAGAATTGTTTTCCccggacccacagctggatgtcttggcccttgctgaggagctgaagcaggaggaaggactcacccctgaagaa ctggtgcagaaacaactcctggacttgaaagaggaggaaggtgggccggcagccccgagccacagtgcacgcggaatgggctcaagtccatctgagtcccacgccggccaaggtgcccagaggcacgaccaagaccgccatcgaggggtcagtgatgaagcctgcccaccagagattgattttgaggctcttcataggcccatcCGAGCAGAAACTGGCCCATTCGGGCCCAAAGTCTTTGTTCCCTCTCGAGGACGTCAGGAGGTCTCTCCATTCCGGGCCGgacggccctcccctccccagggtcaaAGGCGCACTGGCCCTCTACTGGGACCCAGGGATGCGTCTCTTCTCAGAGAGGCGTCTCCTGTTCCGGAGGCCCGAGGGCCCAGGGACGCGTCCAGTGAGCACGAGGAGGCGCTCCACAGCCTGGCCTCCCTCTTGGCCTCTCCGCAGAGCCTGCCGCCTTGCCGGCTGTCCCAGAGTCCTGCCCCTGCCTCAGGCCTGGCCTCCCCTGGAGGTTGGGGGGCCAGGAGtgctccccaggccccctcccctcagagaagaggccccagcccagctccaccaGCCGCTCCCAAGTCGAGGAAGCGGGCTCTGTGTGGGCGCCCAGCCGCTGCTGAGAAGCTGCCCATCCCCGGGGCTGGCCACGGGGTCTCTGCGAGGCCAGCCTTTGCTCTGGGGCTGGTTCGCCCCTCACAGCCGAGAAAGAGAAAGCGTGACCCGTTTGtcacagggaagaggaggaagaagcagaggaagcacTGCAGCCAGTAG